A window of Psychroflexus sp. ALD_RP9 contains these coding sequences:
- a CDS encoding sulfotransferase domain-containing protein, translated as MNKIGLFSVPRSGSSWLGEIMNSSPEVLYKFQPNFAYSFSYCLDEHSNLSEIDNFYNQLLATKDAFVNGKLSISGQKREFHFKKNMPETLLFKETHYLNILPNLLKVSDTKIIGLVRSPFAVINSWLKIPKEFDPSWNVKEEWLNANKKNEGKSTHYFGYNKWKEATFLFLDLKKQYPEQFYLVNYKNLITETQNEIKQLFKFCDLEYTRQTESFIEQSTSSTSTDAYHVFKQKKDDLDWKKTLPKFIEDGINADEDFNKLNQSFKWSI; from the coding sequence ATGAATAAAATAGGCCTTTTTTCTGTACCACGCTCAGGTTCAAGTTGGCTAGGAGAAATAATGAATAGTTCTCCTGAAGTTCTTTATAAATTCCAACCCAATTTTGCCTATTCATTTTCATATTGTTTAGATGAGCATTCTAACCTTAGTGAAATTGACAATTTTTATAATCAATTATTAGCAACCAAAGATGCTTTTGTAAATGGAAAACTTAGTATAAGTGGCCAAAAGAGAGAGTTTCATTTCAAAAAAAATATGCCCGAAACACTTTTATTTAAAGAAACACATTACCTAAATATTTTACCCAATCTTCTAAAAGTATCAGATACCAAAATAATTGGCTTAGTTCGCTCACCTTTTGCAGTAATTAATTCCTGGCTTAAAATCCCTAAAGAGTTTGATCCGAGTTGGAATGTAAAAGAAGAATGGTTAAATGCAAATAAAAAAAATGAAGGAAAATCAACCCATTATTTTGGGTATAACAAGTGGAAAGAAGCCACGTTTTTATTCCTAGACTTAAAAAAACAGTATCCAGAACAATTTTATTTGGTTAATTATAAAAATTTAATCACTGAAACACAAAACGAAATTAAGCAGCTATTTAAGTTCTGCGATTTAGAATATACAAGACAGACAGAAAGCTTTATTGAGCAATCAACTTCATCTACTTCAACAGATGCTTACCATGTTTTTAAACAAAAAAAAGACGATTTGGATTGGAAAAAAACATTACCTAAATTCATAGAAGATGGTATTAATGCTGATGAAGATTTTAATAAACTTAATCAATCATTTAAATGGAGTATTTAA
- a CDS encoding sulfotransferase, which translates to MEYLKNQNLTFLLCSERSGSNFITKLLNNHSKICGPSTKHLINPVVRNAFRYQPFNLNDNWSKLIDDILNLFKVSFSIWKSDFTKQELLREINVGDLDRLILYFFSKETRANFKQNCFIKEIKTFEFYAYIKHFFPEANFIYQVRDVRDMALSWKKNQTHYGGIIAAARQWKNDQQQYLKIKMLEDINHQIISITYEDLVSDTKNTLENVLKLFDLNFEIGMLDMGSDDLTSKNAKQQKAWENLSKPVMKNNFNKFKSQLSIKEIQYIEKIAFFEMKQLGYNPENSWDQLKSIDSREIEAYHQYELAQLKYNPVKGVIDNMSAKKRFYQHSK; encoded by the coding sequence ATGGAGTATTTAAAAAATCAAAACCTAACTTTTTTATTATGTAGTGAAAGAAGTGGTAGTAATTTCATTACAAAACTGCTTAACAATCATTCTAAGATCTGTGGTCCATCAACAAAACATCTCATAAACCCTGTGGTAAGAAATGCTTTTAGATACCAACCCTTTAATCTAAATGATAATTGGTCAAAGTTAATTGATGATATTTTAAACCTGTTTAAAGTAAGTTTTTCTATATGGAAATCTGATTTTACAAAGCAAGAATTACTTAGAGAAATAAATGTCGGCGATTTAGATCGGTTAATCTTATATTTTTTTTCAAAAGAGACAAGAGCAAATTTCAAACAAAACTGTTTCATAAAAGAAATTAAAACATTCGAATTTTATGCATATATAAAGCATTTTTTCCCTGAAGCTAATTTTATATATCAAGTAAGGGATGTTAGGGATATGGCTTTATCTTGGAAAAAAAATCAAACTCATTATGGAGGTATCATTGCAGCTGCTAGACAATGGAAAAATGATCAACAACAATACCTAAAGATTAAAATGTTAGAAGATATCAATCATCAAATTATTTCTATCACTTACGAAGACTTAGTTAGTGATACCAAAAATACTTTAGAGAATGTATTAAAATTATTTGACCTTAATTTTGAAATTGGTATGCTTGATATGGGGAGTGATGATTTAACAAGTAAAAACGCTAAACAACAGAAGGCTTGGGAAAACCTTTCAAAACCCGTCATGAAAAATAATTTTAATAAATTTAAATCTCAGCTATCTATCAAAGAAATTCAATATATAGAGAAAATCGCTTTCTTTGAAATGAAGCAGTTGGGGTATAATCCTGAGAATTCGTGGGATCAATTAAAATCTATTGATAGTCGAGAAATTGAAGCATATCACCAATATGAATTAGCCCAACTTAAATATAATCCAGT